The genomic segment GGCTGCCGCATACGCGTAGGCGAGCTCGGCCCATGCCTGCGCCCATCTTGGCTCCAAAGCGGTGGCGCGCTTGTACTCGCTGATCGCCTTGGTGAACCCGTCCTTCGATAGATTCTCGATTGCAACTCGGGCCAAATCCACAGCGGCCTGGGCCTCGGGGTTGATGTGGTGAGGACGGAAGACGAAGATTGCGATTACTACGGACAACACGAGTGCCATCGCCATAAGAAGCCGTAGGGGCCACTTACGTGGAGGCGAAGTAACTAGCAACTTCAAGACCTCCGCTACAGAAGATGGACGTTCTGCTGGGTCTCTCTGCAAGCAACACTGGATTGCCCACTCCCAGCTTCTGTTCACATCAGGAGCCGCCTTTCGGAGGTGCGTAGCTGGCTTCGACAGCCTTTTCCAAGCTCCACCGTAGCCAAATGGTTTAGTCCCGGTGACCATTTCATACAGCACCAATCCCAGTGCATAAATGTCGCTCTGGAGGGTAGCGCGGCCCTCCTCCAACTGTTCCGGGGCCATGTAGTCCGGCGTGCCAAGCATTTTGCTGGCCTGGGTGAGAGCGGGTTGGGCCGGGTTCTCTGGCAAGCGGCCGGCGATGCCGAAGTCGGTGATCTTGACCTGGAAGCCGTCTCTCTCGGGAACCAGCACAAGGTTCGAAGGTTTAAGGTCGCGATGGATGATTCCGGCCGCGTGCACGGCGCCCAGGCCGGCGATGATTTGCCGCGCCAAGGGAAGCGCTTCGTCGGTACTGAGGCGGCCCTTGGTTTTGAGATACTCACCCAGGGTCTGGCCCTGAAGCAGTTCCATGCTCAAGACGGAGATGGTTTCGTTTCCAGCCTGGTGGCGCAGGCTTTCAAAGATCCGGCACACATTGGGATGAGTTACTTTTCGGGCCAACTGGATCTCACGCCGGAAGCGCGCGGTAAACATCTCATTGGAAGAGACTTCAAAACGCAGGGTCTTCAGGGCGACCCGTTCGTCCAGTTCCTGATCGAAGGCCTCATAGACCTCCCCCATACCGCCCTTGCCGATCAAACGAACGACCTTGAAGCGATTGCAAAGGACATCCCCGGGAGAAAAGCGCTGGGGCTCTTCGAGATCATCGAGAAAGTTGGCGACGAAAATCAGGGGCTGATGCAGAAAATCGCCAGCCTGCTCCTGGGAAGCGAGCAGCCTGGAGACCTCTTCAGCCAGTGAAGGGTCTTCCTCGCTCAGCCGTGACAGGAACGCAGCGCGTTCAGGCGGAGCGAAGGCCAGGGCTGATTCAAAGAGTTCTTTGACCCGTTCCCATTCCTCGGCAACTATTTTGTTATCTCTGCGTAAAGCCAAGCTCGAGCCACGCTCCAATCGCGTTTGACAGTACGGACTGAAATCCCTAATAGATGGCTGATTTCTTCTTCTGTGAGCCCCCCAAAGAACCTAAGCTCAACAATCCGGCTTAGGCGGTGGTCAAAGGCTTCAAGTTTGGAAAGCGCGTCGTCCAGGACAATCAACTCCTCCGGGCTCAGGATGCCGGGGGCAGCAACCTCAAAATCATAGAGCGAGACCGGCTGTTCTCCCCCTCCACGCTTGCCGGCATTGTGTTTCCGCGCATGATCGACCAGAATCTGGCGCATCAAACGTGCCCCGATGCCTAGAAAGTGGGCCCGATTCTGCCAATTCTGTTCTGTTTGCTCTACCAGCCGAAGGTAGGCCTCATGAACAAGAGCCGTGGGCTGCAAAGTATGATCGGGCCGTTCCCGGCGAAGATAGCCGGCTGCAAGGCGACGCAGCTCATCATAGACAACAGAAAAAAGCTGGGCCTCCGCGTCCTTCTTGCCGCTACGCAGATCGTTGAGGAGACGAGTAACTTCTCCAGTATGAGGGTCCATGAACTTAGCTGATGCGGATTTTAATCCAGTGTGGCGCGAATTCAGCAAAAAAGCGATACATGATCCAGGATAGAGGCGGCAGGCTGGGGAGATGGCCGGAGCCAGGGGTGGGGAAGAGCGTCTAGGGGCTAGCGTGTCCTGATTCCTAGTGTTTTCTTATTCCTTCGAAGGATCGGTCTCGGAACTGGATTTTGGCGCACTGGCCATCTTATTCGCCAGCTTCCTTTGCCAGTTTGGCGATCCGCTTTGCAGTTTGCCGAGTACTGCCTGATCTTCGGTGCTGAGATCGTCCGCAAAGTCTTCCGTGTACCTCCTCAAGATCGGCCCGCAGTGGTCGCACTGGGCGGCGTGCTGGAGCAAGTGGCCGGCCTGGTCAGCAGGGGACAGGCCCGCGGCCAGGTCGCGGAGGTCGTCTTCGGAGGGGCAGTCCGGACGAGGAGCAGCACGCACAGAGGGATCCACGTTCACAGAGGTCTCCGTGTTAACAGGTGCGTCCGTCAATAGCGCGAGGTGGGAGCGCGCGGAGGTAAGCACACGGGCGCGGCAAGCCGGACACTCGTCCAGGTGCGCCTCGATCTTCTGGACCAAATCCTCGTGGTCCTTACCTGGCGTCTGTTCCTGGTCCGTCCCCGCTAAGGAACCCCGTTCCCCGTAGTGCTCGACTTGAGCATCGTTCAGATGCTCAAACTGTTGGTCCACTTTGCCCACATCTCCCTTATATCAACGTAACGCGGACCGTCTGCCCTTTTTGCCGCATTCGATTTTGTTGAAAACCACCGACGTTGCGGCAAAGTTGATGACTCTTTTCAAAGCGCTAGATGATGTTGAAACCGCCAACGTATGTCGCAAACCGCGCCCTTTTCACAGGGGTTTGATGGTGCTGAGACTTGTTGATGTATATCGCGAAACGATATAACTCTTTTCTTTCTATCATTTGCGGGAGCCACTCGCCTTGCTCCAGCGACGGGACGCCGGCGTCGGCCTCCCTATGAAGGCCGCCCTGGGCTAAGTTTACTTTGTCGCGCCACCTTGCCGGGCCGGTCACGTCCAGAGGTCTTCTTCTTTCTTAACGGAGGGTTGCCCATCCGCTCGCGCACCAACCGGGTCGTGCGCAGCAAGCTGCTCTCCACGCCTTTCACTGTAAGGCCGATTCCGGGTAAACGAGAGATGGCTTTGGCTGTAAGTCCTTGCCGGTAGTAGAGCCAGAAGAGGGTGCAGTCGCGGGTAACGTTGTCGTCAGAAGGCTGGCACACCAGGCATTTCTCGATTTCACGTATGAGCACCTCGCGTTCCATGGCGTCGGCAGGGCGGTTGTCGGCGGCAACGCTGTGTTGGATCACTTCCAGGTCTTCATCGTCGCGTCCACTGCCGCGTTTCTGGCTGTAGGTGCTGCGGAGGTGGTCTTGAACCACGTTGGAGGCCACACATTTGAGGAAGCCGAAGAACGAATGGTCGTGCTCAAAGTTGAACCGGCGTAAAGCCCGGCAGTTGTTGGCAAAAAGCTTGACGTAGGTATCATGGACCAAGTCATCCACCACTTCGGGCGTAACACGAGCCCAGCGGCGTATGCTCTTGAGCACCACGCCGGCTATCAGTGGCTGAAAACGACGCACGAATTCCAACCACATGGCTTCATCTTGCTGGGCGAGACAAAGCTGCACTAATTCTTGCGATGACAGCTCTTGAGGGTCCATTTCTTGAAGCGGCTGACGCATTCTAGCGCAGGATTAGCTAATTCAGAGAACGGTTTTGTGAACTATTTTGCAAGAGAGATCCCCTAAAGCCTTAGATGAATGTTGAAAGCCAAAACTAAGTAGCGGAAGCTGGTTTCGGGGCCGCAGCTGCACTCTAATGACTACTTAAAGTTCAACGCGATATTCCTACTCTTGCAGATGCAAGACTGCTAGGATTCAACGATCCAGCGCTGTTTCGCAAACATCCAGGTCGTTTTCATACGATTAACCAAGTATGTTTCTCCAGGCCACCTTGAGAGGTGGATCGGGTAAAAGAGTGATAATGTGCGGTTGGCGCTAATCGGCCAGTCAAGGAGGCAGAGAATCCAAGGCATCGGGAAGGAACATCACTTAATGAATTCACGCACCGCGGTGCTGTTGGGCTCGTCCGGCATGGTAGGCGGCTTTTGCTTGACGGCGCTGCTGGAGTCGCCGGACTATGGGCGAGTGGTGGTCATGGCGCGGCGCGCGTTCCCCGTTCCCTCCGACCCCAAGGTGACCCTGAAGGTGGTTGATTTCGATCATCTCTCCGCTGCGGATTTTGCCGGCGCAAACGACCTCTTCTGCGCCTTGGGCACGACCATCCGCAAGGCGGGGACGCAGGAAGCGTTCCGCCGCGTAGACCTG from the Terriglobia bacterium genome contains:
- a CDS encoding protein kinase translates to MALRRDNKIVAEEWERVKELFESALAFAPPERAAFLSRLSEEDPSLAEEVSRLLASQEQAGDFLHQPLIFVANFLDDLEEPQRFSPGDVLCNRFKVVRLIGKGGMGEVYEAFDQELDERVALKTLRFEVSSNEMFTARFRREIQLARKVTHPNVCRIFESLRHQAGNETISVLSMELLQGQTLGEYLKTKGRLSTDEALPLARQIIAGLGAVHAAGIIHRDLKPSNLVLVPERDGFQVKITDFGIAGRLPENPAQPALTQASKMLGTPDYMAPEQLEEGRATLQSDIYALGLVLYEMVTGTKPFGYGGAWKRLSKPATHLRKAAPDVNRSWEWAIQCCLQRDPAERPSSVAEVLKLLVTSPPRKWPLRLLMAMALVLSVVIAIFVFRPHHINPEAQAAVDLARVAIENLSKDGFTKAISEYKRATALEPRWAQAWAELAYAYAAASNARFIDGNIALPEARKAANIAIQLDPTLGKAQGALGWTQSLDFDEWPKAEGSFEAALRSSPDDGQIHYWFGVHLRKKGKFKEAEQHDQLALRLTHQRDPNIWCELAFLYWTSGQLSRFHQHMDEQLISFPNVNLTRYLYARLLKLEGRFNEADDELTLAEKLKLNPLTVLVERASLKQYEGNFVAARDLTSQIEAASAGNEVDGLLLAGVYAGLHENDAAFAVLETAYQRRDNTLLSLATSPVIEPLRKDPRYTSLLKRLHFIGLDHTTDGI
- a CDS encoding sigma-70 family RNA polymerase sigma factor, whose product is MDPHTGEVTRLLNDLRSGKKDAEAQLFSVVYDELRRLAAGYLRRERPDHTLQPTALVHEAYLRLVEQTEQNWQNRAHFLGIGARLMRQILVDHARKHNAGKRGGGEQPVSLYDFEVAAPGILSPEELIVLDDALSKLEAFDHRLSRIVELRFFGGLTEEEISHLLGISVRTVKRDWSVARAWLYAEITK
- a CDS encoding sigma-70 family RNA polymerase sigma factor, which codes for MDPQELSSQELVQLCLAQQDEAMWLEFVRRFQPLIAGVVLKSIRRWARVTPEVVDDLVHDTYVKLFANNCRALRRFNFEHDHSFFGFLKCVASNVVQDHLRSTYSQKRGSGRDDEDLEVIQHSVAADNRPADAMEREVLIREIEKCLVCQPSDDNVTRDCTLFWLYYRQGLTAKAISRLPGIGLTVKGVESSLLRTTRLVRERMGNPPLRKKKTSGRDRPGKVARQSKLSPGRPS